In a genomic window of Glycine max cultivar Williams 82 chromosome 13, Glycine_max_v4.0, whole genome shotgun sequence:
- the LOC100797659 gene encoding golgin subfamily A member 6-like protein 22 isoform X2, with protein MAEAEDYGFLPEEMAVNENLGYPKAFAKLCRDRGFSPYSHGPPFTFIPYVLPEDEAERARDLDEMFPIIDPKAKATSKPKIFVSVLWKQLRHLGNAGFDPAVIRVDGYGNVLYYHADSASPLAWDVDHWFPCSRGGLTVLSNLRILQRQACKRKKNKLEFLVPWWDFQLGISVNQFLSVFASSNSDFRHRAFSFLFYEGENQELNASQIVDSHSFPQHFFPLKEEVGLAPAAIVESRREPCDALVLRQLDYNRKPRPMSPAIAARKRNGNFLKENEDPDFVKNPYQAIVMARDSLKQREETTKMQAEIQKIDDEVNEMKLKNEEEKLAIQDLEMALIKRRRKAEKCRRLAEAQSSYRTMLEKMIRDSMHQSVIYKEQVRLNQAASNALMARLEAQREICDAAEKDLHKKYKQRDDIEKQIRPEWEQGRKRSRIDDATYEERDSKPALYLPGPIPRTPLHKELGVFLEEEQRSSEVDLSANEEEQKQEEKEEKMKMPDNNDLEEKLEEHTKSSVALDEENSIEQRLQKLKISEGKRSYGISFSGLHKTATEEDEETRKQRGRGNVEKWLQMLLENGQQQERTDPLETSENASCGTEEKIIQQLNQKFPQKELKISKVSDSDYKENQLQLLQNRNGWTEKEDRIENEARSVMPTGYKNYSGEACIGANCTLNVEGMERKEQHKKEKKLPRSESARTLRRIPSSPSLLLGIKKGVDYIRKKPMASDDADLAASNSFLKSSIKTIKKAVKL; from the exons ATGGCAGAAGCTGAAGATTATGGATTCCTCCCAGAGGAGATGGCTGTCAATGAAAACCTTGGCTACCCTAAAGCCTTCGCTAAACTCTGTCGCGACCGCGGTTTCAGTCCCTACAGCCATGGCCCTCCCTTTACCTTCATCCCTTATGTTTTGCCAGAAGATGag GCTGAGAGAGCTAGGGATTTGGATGAGATGTTTCCGATTATTGATCCCAAAGCTAAGGCGACCAGCAAGCCCAAAATCTTTGTCAGTGTCTTGTGGAAGCAGCTCCGCCATCTTGG GAATGCTGGCTTTGACCCTGCGGTGATTCGGGTGGATGGTTATGGCAATGTGCTCTATTATCATGCGGACTCAGCTTCTCCTCTGGCTTGGGATGTTGATCACTGGTTTCCTTGTTCAA GGGGAGGTTTGACTGTTCTTAGCAATCTAAGGATATTACAGCGGCAAGCCTGTaagaggaagaaaaacaagCTGGAATTCTTGGTGCCATGGTGGGATTTCCAATTGGGGATCTCTGTGAACCAGTTCCTGTCTGTTTTTGCTTCTTCAAACTCAGACTTCAG ACACAGGgccttttcatttttgttctatGAAGGAGAAAATCAAGAATTGAATGCTTCACAAATAGTGGATTCTCATTCTTTTCCACAACACTTTTTCCCATTGAAAGAAGAGGTTGGCCTAGCTCCTGCTGCAATTGTTGAATCTCGAAGGGAACCTTGCGATGCATTAGTTTTGAGACAACTTGATTACAATAGGAAGCCAAGGCCCATGTCTCCTGCAATAG CTGCAAGGAAAAGAAATGGCAATTTcctgaaagaaaatgaagatcCAGACTTTGTGAAAAACCCCTACCAAGCAATTGTCATGGCTAGAGATTCCCTGAAGCAAAGAGAGGAAACTACAAAAATGCAGGCTGAAATACAGAAGATAGATGATGAAGTGAATGAAATGAAGCTCaaaaatgaggaagaaaaactcgCTATTCAAGACCTGGAAATGGCACTTATAAAACGTAGAAGGAAGGCAGAAAAGTGCAGACGGTTGGCTGAGGCTCAATCTTCTTACAGGACTATGCTAGAGAAGATGATTAGAGATTCTATGCACCA GAGTGTCATTTATAAGGAACAGGTAAGATTGAACCAGGCTGCAAGTAATGCACTAATGGCTAGACTTGAAGCCCAGAGGGAAATTTGTGATGCTGCAGAGAAAGATCTTCACAAGAAATACAAACAAAGAGATGACATAGagaaacagattagacctgaatGGGAGCAAGGAAGGAAGAGGTCGAGAATAGATGATGCCACCTATGAAGAGAGAGACAGTAAACCTGCTCTTTATTTGCCTGGGCCTATACCAAGAACACCTTTGCACAAGGAGCTCGGAGTGTTTTTAGAGGAGGAACAAAGGTCATCCGAAGTTGACTTATCTGCAAACGAAGAAGAGCAAAAgcaggaagaaaaagaagagaagatgaaaatgCCAGATAATAATGACCTAGAAGAGAAGCTTGAAGAGCATACCAAATCAAGTGTTGCATTGGATGAAGAAAACTCAATTGAGCAAAGACTTCAGAAGCTCAAAATCAGCGAAGGCAAGAGGAGTTATGGCATTTCATTCTCAGGTCTTCATAAGACAGCAactgaggaagatgaagaaaccAGAAAGCAACGTGGAAGAGGGAATGTGGAGAAGTGGCTTCAAATGCTTTTAGAGAATGGTCAACAACAAGAAAGAACTGATCCACTAGAAACAAGTGAAAATGCTTCTTGTGGaactgaagaaaaaataatccaaCAACTGAATCAGAAGTTCCCACAAAAGGAGTTGAAGATCTCAAAAGTTTCAGATTCTGATTATAAAGAGAACCAGCTGCAACTTCTTCAAAACAGGAACGGATGGACAGAGAAAGAGGATAGAATAGAAAACGAAGCTAGAAGTGTTATGCCGACAGGATACAAAAATTACTCTGGAGAAGCTTGCATAGGTGCTAATTGCACTCTTAATGTTGAAGGGATGGAAAGAAAGGAAcaacataaaaaggaaaaaaaacttcCTAGATCAGAGAGTGCTAGGACCTTGAGGCGAATTCCATCATCTCCATCTTTGCTTCTTGGGATCAAAAAAGGTGTGGACTACATTCGAAAGAAGCCAATGGCAAGTGATGATGCTGATCTTGCAGCATCAAACAGTTTCTTGAAGTCATCCATCAAGACAATCAAGAAAGCTGTAAAATTATGA
- the LOC100777295 gene encoding pleiotropic drug resistance protein 1 translates to MEGSDIYRASNSLRRSSTAWRNSGVEVFSRSSREEDDEEALKWAALEKLPTYNRLRKGLLTASHGVANEIDVSDLGTQERHKLLERLVKVAEEDNERFLLKLKERIDRVGLDIPTIEVRYEHLNIEAEAFVGSRALPSFINSVTNIIEGFFNLLHITTSKKKHVTILKDVSGIIKPRRMTLLLGPPSSGKTTLLLALSGKLDKTLKVSGRVTYNGHELNEFVPQRTAAYISQHDLHIGEMTVRETLAFSARCQGVGSRYDMLSELSRREKAANIKPDPDLDVYMKATATEGQESSIVTDYTLKILGLDICADTMVGDEMLRGISGGQRKRVTTGEMLVGPANALFMDEISTGLDSSTTFQIVNSLRQYVHILNGTAVISLLQPAPETYDLFDDIILISDGQVVYHGPREYVLDFFESMGFRCPERKGVADFLQEVTSKKDQAQYWARRDQPYRFVKVTQFAEAFQSFHIGRKLGEELVVPFDKTKSHPAALTTKKYGINKKELLKANLSREYLLMKRNSFVYIFKLCQLSIMALMTMTLFLRTELHRNNMDDAGLYSGALFFTLIMIMFNGMAEISMTIAKLPVFYKQRDLLFYPSWAYAIPSWILKIPVTLLEVAVWVFLTYYVIGFDPNVGRFFKQYLILLFIGQMASALFRAIAALGRNMIVSNTFGAFAVLTFLTLGGYVMSKNDIKNWWIWGYWISPLMYGQNALMVNEFLSNSWHNTSRNLGVEYLESRGFPSSSYWYWLGLGAMAGFVLLFNVMFSAALEILGPFDKPQATITEEESPNEGTVAEVELPRIESSGRGDSVVESSHGKKKGMVLPFEPHSITFDEVIYSVDMPQEMKEQGVQEDRLVLLKGVSGAFRPGVLTALMGVSGAGKTTLMDVLAGRKTGGYIDGSIKISGYPKKQETFARISGYCEQNDIHSPHVTVYESLLYSAWLRLPSGVDSKTRKMFIEEVMELVELNPLRNSLVGLPGVSGLSTEQRKRLTIAVELVANPSIIFMDEPTSGLDARAAAIVMRTVRNTVDTGRTVVCTIHQPSIDIFEAFDELFLMKRGGQEIYVGPLGRHSTHLIKYFESIGGVSKIKDGYNPATWMLEVTTSAQELSLGVDFTDLYKNSDLYRRNKQLIQELGQPAPGSKDLYFPTQYSQSFLVQCQACLWKQRWSYWRNPPYTAVRFFFTTFIALMFGTMFWDLGSRRTTRGDLLNALGSMYSAVLFLGIQNASSVQPVVAVERTVFYREKAAGMYSALPYAFAQVLVEIPYIFAQAVTYGLIVYAMIGFDWTAEKFFWYLFFSFFSLLYFTFYGMMAVGVTPNHHVAAIVAAAFYAIWNLFSGFIVVRPKMPVWWRWYYWACPVAWTLYGLIASQFGDITERMPGEDNKMVKEFIEDYFGFKHDFVGICAVVVAGIAVAFALIFGAAIKTFNFQKR, encoded by the exons ATGGAGGGAAGTGATATATACAGAGCAAGTAACAGTTTACGAAGAAGTTCCACGGCTTGGAGAAACAGTGGCGTGGAGGTATTCTCAAGGTCTTCACGTGAAGAGGATGACGAAGAAGCTCTGAAATGGGCTGCACTTGAGAAGCTCCCTACCTACAACCGTCTCAGGAAAGGCTTGCTCACAGCTTCCCATGGCGTCGCCAATGAAATCGATGTCTCTGATCTCGGCACCCAAGAGAGGCACAAACTTCTTGAGAGGTTGGTCAAAGTAGCTGAAGAGGACAACGAGAGGTTCCTCCTCAAGCTCAAGGAGCGTATTGATAG AGTTGGACTTGATATTCCAACAATTGAAGTTCGATATGAGCACCTTAATATTGAGGCAGAGGCTTTTGTCGGAAGTAGAGCTTTGCCCTCTTTCATCAACTCTGTTACTAATATCATAGAG GGATTTTTCAATCTTCTCCATATTACCACAAGCAAAAAGAAACACGTGACCATTCTTAAAGATGTTAGCGGCATTATTAAACCTCGCAGGATGACACTGCTTTTGGGTCCTCCAAGTTCAGGAAAAACCACACTCCTTTTGGCCTTATCAGGAAAGCTTGATAAAACTCTTAAGGTATCTGGGAGAGTGACTTACAATGGGCATGAATTGAACGAGTTTGTGCCACAGAGAACTGCTGCTTACATCAGCCAACATGATCTTCATATTGGAGAAATGACTGTCAGGGAAACCTTGGCTTTCTCAGCAAGGTGCCAAGGGGTTGGATCACGTTATG ACATGCTATCCGAGTTGTCTAGAAGAGAGAAAGCCGCAAATATCAAGCCTGACCCAGATCTTGATGTCTACATGAAG GCAACTGCAACTGAAGGTCAGGAGTCAAGCATAGTAACAGATTATACACTGAAG ATTTTGGGATTGGATATATGTGCTGATACTATGGTGGGAGATGAAATGTTGCGTGGGATCTCTGGAGGACAGAGGAAGCGTGTTACTACAGGAGAGATGTTGGTTGGACCAGCAAATGCCTTATTCATGGATGAAATCTCTACCGGGTTGGACAGTTCCACAACATTTCAGATTGTGAACTCTCTCAGGCAATATGTCCATATTCTAAATGGAACTGCTGTTATATCTTTGCTCCAGCCTGCACCCGAGACTTACGACCTTTTTGACGACATTATCTTAATCTCTGATGGCCAAGTTGTATACCACGGTCCCCGTGAATATGTGCTGGACTTCTTTGAATCTATGGGTTTCAGATGTCCTGAGAGGAAAGGTGTTGCTGACTTCCTTCAAGAAGTGACTTCCAAAAAAGATCAAGCACAGTACTGGGCGCGCAGAGATCAACCATACAGATTTGTCAAGGTTACTCAATTTGCTGAGGCATTTCAATCATTCCATATTGGTAGGAAACTTGGAGAGGAGCTTGTAGTTCCATTTGACAAGACTAAGAGCCACCCTGCAGCATTAACCACTAAGAAGTATGGTATCAACAAGAAGGAGTTGTTAAAGGCTAACCTCTCAAGGGAGTATTTGCTTATGAAAAGGAACTCATTTGTTTACATCTTCAAGCTATGTCAG CTTTCCATCATGGCGTTAATGACAATGACACTGTTTTTGCGAACCGAGTTGCATCGTAACAATATGGATGATGCGGGTCTTTATTCTGGTGCTCTATTTTTTACCTTAATAATGATCATGTTTAACGGAATGGCTGAGATTTCTATGACCATTGCTAAGCTTCCTGTATTCTACAAGCAACGGGACCTTCTATTTTATCCCTCTTGGGCATATGCTATTCCTTCATGGATTCTCAAGATTCCTGTTACTCTACTGGAAGTTGCTGTTTGGGTATTCCTCACCTACTATGTTATTGGATTTGATCCAAATGTTGGGAG GTTCTTCAAGCAGTATCTCATTCTACTGTTTATTGGCCAGATGGCTTCTGCGCTATTTCGAGCTATTGCAGCACTGGGTAGAAACATGATTGTTTCCAACACATTTGGAGCCTTTGCAGTTCTCACGTTTCTTACATTGGGTGGTTACGTTATGTCAAAAA ATGATATCAAAAACTGGTGGATTTGGGGCTACTGGATTTCACCTTTAATGTATGGGCAGAATGCTTTGATGGTCAATGAATTTCTTTCAAACAGTTGGCACAAC ACTAGCCGCAATTTAGGAGTTGAATATCTGGAGTCTCGTGGGTTCCCCTCAAGTTCATATTGGTATTGGTTAGGCTTAGGGGCAATGGCTGGATTTGTGTTGCTTTTCAACGTGATGTTTTCTGCTGCACTCGAGATCCTTGGCC CATTTGATAAGCCACAAGCAACAATAACCGAAGAAGAATCACCTAATGAAGGAACCGTAGCAGAAGTTGAATTACCTCGCATAG AAAGTTCAGGAAGAGGTGATTCTGTTGTGGAGTCCAGCcatggaaagaaaaaaggaatggTTCTTCCTTTTGAGCCACATTCTATCACCTTTGATGAAGTCATATACTCTGTTGACATGCCACAG GAAATGAAGGAACAGGGTGTACAAGAGGACAGATTGGTGCTTTTGAAGGGTGTTAGTGGTGCATTCAGGCCTGGTGTTCTCACAGCTTTGATGGGTGTAAGTGGAGCTGGTAAGACTACTTTGATGGATGTTCTGGCTGGTAGGAAAACCGGAGGATATATTGATGGAAGCATCAAAATTTCTGGGTACCCTAAGAAGCAAGAAACATTTGCTCGTATCTCTGGCTACTGTGAGCAAAATGATATCCACTCACCTCATGTTACAGTTTACGAATCCTTGCTCTACTCTGCATGGCTTCGTTTACCTTCAGGTGTTGATTCCAAAACCAGAAAG ATGTTCATTGAGGAAGTCATGGAACTGGTGGAGCTGAACCCATTAAGGAACTCACTGGTTGGATTGCCCGGTGTGAGTGGTCTCTCAACTGAACAACGAAAGAGACTGACTATTGCAGTTGAATTAGTGGCTAACCCGTCCATAATTTTCATGGATGAGCCTACTTCTGGGTTAGATGCAAGAGCTGCTGCAATTGTTATGAGAACAGTCAGGAATACTGTGGACACTGGAAGAACCGTTGTTTGCACCATCCATCAGCCTAGCATTGACATATTTGAAGCATTCGATGAG CTATTCCTAATGAAGCGTGGAGGACAAGAAATATATGTTGGGCCATTGGGTCGCCACTCTACTCATTTGATCAAGTATTTTGAG AGCATTGGAGGGGTGAGCAAAATCAAAGACGGATATAACCCGGCTACTTGGATGTTGGAAGTTACAACTTCAGCACAAGAACTTAGTTTGGGTGTTGATTTTACTGACTTGTACAAGAATTCTGATCTATATAG GAGAAACAAGCAGCTTATACAAGAACTGGGTCAACCTGCTCCCGGTTCAAAGGATCTTTATTTCCCTACTCAATACTCTCAGTCATTCTTGGTCCAATGCCAAGCTTGCTTATGGAAACAACGTTGGTCATATTGGCGTAATCCACCATACACTGCTGTGAGGTTTTTCTTCACTACTTTCATAGCCCTGATGTTCGGAACAATGTTCTGGGACCTCGGAAGTAGACG TACAACAAGAGGAGACCTGTTGAATGCTCTAGGTTCAATGTATTCTGCTGTTCTCTTCCTTGGAATACAAAATGCTTCCTCTGTACAGCCAGTGGTAGCAGTTGAAAGAACTGTCTTTTATAGAGAAAAAGCTGCCGGAATGTATTCTGCCTTACCCTATGCATTTGCACAG GTTCTGGTAGAGATACCATATATCTTCGCTCAAGCTGTGACATACGGTTTAATTGTTTATGCCATGATCGGATTTGACTGGACTGCAGAGAAATTCTTTTGGTATCTATTTTTCAGTTTCTTCTCATTGTTGTACTTTACTTTCTACGGCATGATGGCTGTGGGAGTGACGCCAAACCACCATGTTGCTGCCATTGTGGCTGCTGCATTTTATGCAATTTGGAATCTCTTCTCAGGATTTATCGTCGTAAGACCT AAAATGCCCGTGTGGTGGAGATGGTACTATTGGGCATGTCCTGTGGCTTGGACCTTGTATGGATTGATTGCATCTCAGTTTGGAGATATAACTGAAAGAATGCCGGGTGAAGATAACAAGATGGTGAAAGAATTCATAGAAGACTATTTTGGTTTCAAACATGACTTCGTTGGAATTTGTGCTGTTGTGGTTGCTGGCATCGCCGTTGCCTTTGCATTAATCTTTGGTGCTGCAATCAAGACCTTTAACTTCCAAAAGAGATAG
- the LOC100797659 gene encoding golgin subfamily A member 6-like protein 22 isoform X1: protein MAEAEDYGFLPEEMAVNENLGYPKAFAKLCRDRGFSPYSHGPPFTFIPYVLPEDEAERARDLDEMFPIIDPKAKATSKPKIFVSVLWKQLRHLGNAGFDPAVIRVDGYGNVLYYHADSASPLAWDVDHWFPCSRGGLTVLSNLRILQRQACKRKKNKLEFLVPWWDFQLGISVNQFLSVFASSNSDFRHRAFSFLFYEGENQELNASQIVDSHSFPQHFFPLKEEVGLAPAAIVESRREPCDALVLRQLDYNRKPRPMSPAIVAARKRNGNFLKENEDPDFVKNPYQAIVMARDSLKQREETTKMQAEIQKIDDEVNEMKLKNEEEKLAIQDLEMALIKRRRKAEKCRRLAEAQSSYRTMLEKMIRDSMHQSVIYKEQVRLNQAASNALMARLEAQREICDAAEKDLHKKYKQRDDIEKQIRPEWEQGRKRSRIDDATYEERDSKPALYLPGPIPRTPLHKELGVFLEEEQRSSEVDLSANEEEQKQEEKEEKMKMPDNNDLEEKLEEHTKSSVALDEENSIEQRLQKLKISEGKRSYGISFSGLHKTATEEDEETRKQRGRGNVEKWLQMLLENGQQQERTDPLETSENASCGTEEKIIQQLNQKFPQKELKISKVSDSDYKENQLQLLQNRNGWTEKEDRIENEARSVMPTGYKNYSGEACIGANCTLNVEGMERKEQHKKEKKLPRSESARTLRRIPSSPSLLLGIKKGVDYIRKKPMASDDADLAASNSFLKSSIKTIKKAVKL, encoded by the exons ATGGCAGAAGCTGAAGATTATGGATTCCTCCCAGAGGAGATGGCTGTCAATGAAAACCTTGGCTACCCTAAAGCCTTCGCTAAACTCTGTCGCGACCGCGGTTTCAGTCCCTACAGCCATGGCCCTCCCTTTACCTTCATCCCTTATGTTTTGCCAGAAGATGag GCTGAGAGAGCTAGGGATTTGGATGAGATGTTTCCGATTATTGATCCCAAAGCTAAGGCGACCAGCAAGCCCAAAATCTTTGTCAGTGTCTTGTGGAAGCAGCTCCGCCATCTTGG GAATGCTGGCTTTGACCCTGCGGTGATTCGGGTGGATGGTTATGGCAATGTGCTCTATTATCATGCGGACTCAGCTTCTCCTCTGGCTTGGGATGTTGATCACTGGTTTCCTTGTTCAA GGGGAGGTTTGACTGTTCTTAGCAATCTAAGGATATTACAGCGGCAAGCCTGTaagaggaagaaaaacaagCTGGAATTCTTGGTGCCATGGTGGGATTTCCAATTGGGGATCTCTGTGAACCAGTTCCTGTCTGTTTTTGCTTCTTCAAACTCAGACTTCAG ACACAGGgccttttcatttttgttctatGAAGGAGAAAATCAAGAATTGAATGCTTCACAAATAGTGGATTCTCATTCTTTTCCACAACACTTTTTCCCATTGAAAGAAGAGGTTGGCCTAGCTCCTGCTGCAATTGTTGAATCTCGAAGGGAACCTTGCGATGCATTAGTTTTGAGACAACTTGATTACAATAGGAAGCCAAGGCCCATGTCTCCTGCAATAG TAGCTGCAAGGAAAAGAAATGGCAATTTcctgaaagaaaatgaagatcCAGACTTTGTGAAAAACCCCTACCAAGCAATTGTCATGGCTAGAGATTCCCTGAAGCAAAGAGAGGAAACTACAAAAATGCAGGCTGAAATACAGAAGATAGATGATGAAGTGAATGAAATGAAGCTCaaaaatgaggaagaaaaactcgCTATTCAAGACCTGGAAATGGCACTTATAAAACGTAGAAGGAAGGCAGAAAAGTGCAGACGGTTGGCTGAGGCTCAATCTTCTTACAGGACTATGCTAGAGAAGATGATTAGAGATTCTATGCACCA GAGTGTCATTTATAAGGAACAGGTAAGATTGAACCAGGCTGCAAGTAATGCACTAATGGCTAGACTTGAAGCCCAGAGGGAAATTTGTGATGCTGCAGAGAAAGATCTTCACAAGAAATACAAACAAAGAGATGACATAGagaaacagattagacctgaatGGGAGCAAGGAAGGAAGAGGTCGAGAATAGATGATGCCACCTATGAAGAGAGAGACAGTAAACCTGCTCTTTATTTGCCTGGGCCTATACCAAGAACACCTTTGCACAAGGAGCTCGGAGTGTTTTTAGAGGAGGAACAAAGGTCATCCGAAGTTGACTTATCTGCAAACGAAGAAGAGCAAAAgcaggaagaaaaagaagagaagatgaaaatgCCAGATAATAATGACCTAGAAGAGAAGCTTGAAGAGCATACCAAATCAAGTGTTGCATTGGATGAAGAAAACTCAATTGAGCAAAGACTTCAGAAGCTCAAAATCAGCGAAGGCAAGAGGAGTTATGGCATTTCATTCTCAGGTCTTCATAAGACAGCAactgaggaagatgaagaaaccAGAAAGCAACGTGGAAGAGGGAATGTGGAGAAGTGGCTTCAAATGCTTTTAGAGAATGGTCAACAACAAGAAAGAACTGATCCACTAGAAACAAGTGAAAATGCTTCTTGTGGaactgaagaaaaaataatccaaCAACTGAATCAGAAGTTCCCACAAAAGGAGTTGAAGATCTCAAAAGTTTCAGATTCTGATTATAAAGAGAACCAGCTGCAACTTCTTCAAAACAGGAACGGATGGACAGAGAAAGAGGATAGAATAGAAAACGAAGCTAGAAGTGTTATGCCGACAGGATACAAAAATTACTCTGGAGAAGCTTGCATAGGTGCTAATTGCACTCTTAATGTTGAAGGGATGGAAAGAAAGGAAcaacataaaaaggaaaaaaaacttcCTAGATCAGAGAGTGCTAGGACCTTGAGGCGAATTCCATCATCTCCATCTTTGCTTCTTGGGATCAAAAAAGGTGTGGACTACATTCGAAAGAAGCCAATGGCAAGTGATGATGCTGATCTTGCAGCATCAAACAGTTTCTTGAAGTCATCCATCAAGACAATCAAGAAAGCTGTAAAATTATGA
- the LOC100777820 gene encoding root phototropism protein 3-like (The RefSeq protein has 1 substitution compared to this genomic sequence), which produces MEMKKPCCEESETIVGSWECWFDDACIVDMDYFVKTLSSIKQKGVRADLIGSIITHYASIWLPDLSSSAENGVTTHFQSPESVTNSWMKKRFFVETLVSVLPPEKDSVPCNFLLRLLRTANMVRVDATYRGELENRISWQLDQASLKELMIPSFSHTCGTLLDVELVLRLVKRFMSLDRDGAALVKVAKLVDCYLAEAAVDANLTLSEFIALAGALPSHSRATDDGLYRAIDTYLKAHPDVSKQERKGLCRLLDSRKLTTEASLHAAQNERLPVRAVIQVLFSEQTKLNRHIDWSGSFSSLRSPNGGLDPPGRCLSKRETNAQQMEIRKLKEDVYRLQSQFNAMQGQMERMAAKKKGLFKWRKFGMPTFSRNVGEVEKIEEEEGEEEAEREVGFGRQTPMDMKTSLVKRTPHKWRKSMS; this is translated from the exons ATGGAAATGAAGAAGCCGTGTTGTGAAGAGTCAGAGACAATTGTTGGATCCTGGGAATGTTGGTTCGACGATGCATGCATCGTTGACATGGATTACTTTGTGAAGACCCTTTCAAGCATCAAACAGAAAGGTGTTCGTGCAGACTTGATTGGTTCCATCATCACTCATTATGCCTCCATATGGCTCCCTGACCTCTCTTCCTCTGCTGAAAATGGTGTCACCACTCACTTCCAATCCCCCGAAAGCGTCACAAATTCATGGATGAAGAAGAGGTTCTTTGTGGAAACCTTGGTGAGTGTTCTGCCTCCTGAGAAGGATTCTGTCCCATGCAACTTCCTCCTTCGCCTTCTCAGAACCGCCAACATGGTTCGTGTTGACGCCACTTATAGAGGTGAGCTTGAGAACCGGATTTCGTGGCAGCTAGACCAAGCTTCTCTCAAAGAGCTCATGATACCCTCCTTCAGCCACACGTGTGGGACACTCTTGGATGTTGAGCTAGTCCTCAGGTTGGTTAAGAGGTTTATGAGTTTGGACCGTGATGGTGCTGCTTTGGTTAAGGTGGCCAAGTTGGTTGATTGCTACCTCGCTGAGGCTGCTGTGGATGCCAATTTGACCTTGTCTGAGTTCATTGCACTTGCTGGAGCTCTTCCAAGTCATTCAAGAGCCACGGATGATGGCTTGTACCGAGCCATTGACACGTATCTAAAA GCACATCCAGATGTGTCAAAGCAAGAAAGGAAGGGCCTGTGTAGGCTGCTTGATAGCCGGAAACTCACAACGGAGGCCTCACTTCATGCAGCTCAGAATGAACGGTTGCCTGTGAGAGCTGTGATTCAGGTGCTCTTCTCCGAACAAACCAAACTCAACCGCCACATAGATTGGAGTGGCTCCTTCAGTAGCTTGAGGAGCCCCAATGGAGGCCTTGACCCACCAGGACGATGCCTTTCAAAGCGTGAAACAAATGCTCAGCAAATGGAGATAAGGAAGCTGAAGGAAGATGTTTACAGGCTGCAAAGCCAGTTCAATGCCATGCAAGGGCAGATGGAGAGAATGGCGGCGAAGAAGAAGGGCTTATTCAAATGGAGGAAGTTTGGAATGCCTACGTTTAGCAGAAATGTAGGAGAGGTGGAGaaaattgaagaagaagaggaagaggaggaggctGAAAGGGAAGTTGGATTTGGAAGACAAACACCTATGGACATGAAAACCAGTCTGGTCAAAAGGACTCCCCACAAGTGGAGGAAATCCATGTCCTGA